From Planctomycetota bacterium, a single genomic window includes:
- a CDS encoding PQQ-binding-like beta-propeller repeat protein gives MTWSADMRPRFLLSPLSLRERVGVRVAAKYGALRIGHSQCLDAPSPGPSGRPLPEGEVVWRSAMQFRMMLVTLIALLLVAPVSATETENQGMRVLAPRSKVVIDGKTDDWDLSAGMLACPDVENQREETAIWLHTMWDKDYLYVLARFTDLTPLNNPGQTVADYGFNGDSLQFRIITNAGGKEPFGNHFTCWHGVDNTDVIKIEKGVTFKGGVLKDAKLEGALQAFTVNADGRGYVQEIALPWKFVTADGQPLKPGDSFRMTFEPNFTIGRKGRVSVKELFEPGERVDRIFTFMASRCWGTATLLSQTSVDPQPLRLSDGRTFKVHMDKGEPRVDWTGLDQSREPEGFKPITFTMPEDGHLSLHLLNSDGQVVCQLLNDAFYTAGEHTVMWDGLGSWSARQPGDTLEPGAYSWKAIWHKGIGLRLTGWACNGGIAPWDGATGKENWGGDHGSPIAAAADGSRVYLGWSGAEAGKALLCVDKKGNVQWSNNRAGISGVKAMASDGKVVYVLGGKSGEASGGGAIYKLSTRDGSYRTWDDPVRKDIADIIVKELWGEGQTGPTKADDIALCGDAIVLSFNEAGKLALLDTKTGKLIKTIDAPAPTAMATLDATHVAVISNANSVLAIDVTNGQSKALLANVPNMKALAVHGENVFVALGEPDNRVHVYSMEGKEIRTIGREGGRAKLGKWNPDGMAFVSSIAVDADGKLWVSERDGAPKRMSVWDTASGAFVDEFFGPSSYGAVGGAICPTDPMVMVGQGCEWRLDPATGRAACVSVITRDGMNNSRFGRGSNGRLYLAVCEGWIHGPSDVTIFERVGEGDYKRRAAFHYSGKDKEAKTRFWADRNGDEKEQDDESVTIDGTLYFSRWYMNFSPDMTITCRDGRMLSVTGYTDCGAPLWNVQSPKMITPNGVVSADGTMELLNAAYNADFSESKCVDTASGKVLWSYPNNYVGVHGSHNAIPPEIGLIRGAYEPCGVAKLPEPIGNIWVIPTNMGEWHILTGDGFYLTRLFQPDQLKVRWPEQAVPGAIMDNTPPGMGGEDFGGSVTLADDGNLYVQAGKTGFWNVRIVGLDTVIALGNGSVSLSADDVTKSRGYRERALQAAIGTPTMTIRHATPKFTGALGRDFAGDRGVNFMKQDEAKVRFVGAWDEAKLYLGYEVADPTPWVNGAEDATSMYLNGDTVDFQLAADPAAKPDRKDAAAGDLRLSIGDFKGTPTAVLYRPVWTDKHPHTFSSGVIKDYTLDSVTRLDGVDIKVTKSSRGYTIEAAIPLASLGLTLKPGMTLRGDIGVTHGDAAGKRTRLRTYWANQHTGIVDDAVFELMLEPRYWGDMKFEP, from the coding sequence ATGACATGGAGTGCTGACATGCGACCGAGATTTCTGCTTAGCCCCCTCTCCCTTCGGGAGAGGGTTGGGGTGAGGGTGGCCGCAAAGTATGGCGCGCTTCGTATTGGTCACAGTCAGTGTTTGGACGCACCCTCACCCGGCCCTTCGGGCCGACCTCTCCCGGAGGGAGAGGTTGTTTGGAGATCCGCCATGCAATTTCGGATGATGCTCGTGACGCTGATCGCCCTGCTGCTTGTCGCGCCGGTGTCGGCGACGGAGACGGAGAACCAGGGCATGCGCGTGCTGGCGCCCCGGAGCAAGGTCGTCATCGACGGGAAGACCGATGACTGGGACCTGTCGGCGGGGATGCTGGCCTGCCCGGATGTGGAGAATCAGCGGGAGGAGACGGCGATCTGGCTGCACACGATGTGGGACAAGGATTATCTGTATGTGCTGGCGCGGTTCACAGACCTGACGCCGCTCAACAATCCGGGGCAGACCGTCGCCGACTACGGGTTCAACGGCGACTCGCTCCAGTTCCGCATTATCACCAACGCCGGCGGCAAGGAGCCCTTCGGCAATCATTTCACCTGCTGGCACGGCGTGGACAACACCGACGTCATCAAGATCGAAAAAGGCGTCACCTTCAAAGGCGGCGTCCTGAAGGATGCCAAACTCGAAGGCGCGCTTCAAGCATTTACCGTCAACGCGGACGGGCGCGGCTACGTGCAGGAGATCGCGCTTCCCTGGAAGTTCGTCACCGCCGACGGCCAACCGCTCAAGCCCGGCGATTCGTTTCGCATGACGTTCGAGCCCAACTTCACGATCGGCCGCAAGGGCCGCGTGTCGGTGAAGGAACTGTTCGAGCCGGGCGAGCGCGTCGATCGGATCTTCACGTTCATGGCCAGCCGATGCTGGGGGACGGCGACGCTGTTGAGTCAGACGAGCGTCGACCCGCAGCCGCTGCGGCTTTCAGACGGGCGGACGTTCAAGGTGCATATGGACAAAGGCGAGCCGCGCGTGGACTGGACCGGCCTCGACCAGTCGCGCGAGCCCGAGGGCTTCAAGCCGATCACCTTCACCATGCCCGAAGACGGCCACCTCTCGCTGCATCTTCTCAACAGCGACGGACAGGTCGTCTGCCAGCTTCTCAATGACGCGTTCTACACGGCCGGCGAGCACACGGTGATGTGGGACGGTCTGGGTTCATGGTCCGCGCGCCAGCCGGGCGATACGCTCGAACCCGGCGCTTATTCATGGAAGGCGATCTGGCACAAAGGCATCGGTCTGCGGCTGACGGGATGGGCATGCAACGGGGGCATCGCGCCATGGGACGGTGCGACGGGTAAGGAGAACTGGGGCGGGGACCACGGCTCGCCGATCGCGGCGGCGGCGGACGGGTCGCGTGTCTATCTGGGCTGGAGCGGCGCGGAAGCGGGCAAGGCGCTTTTGTGCGTGGACAAGAAGGGCAACGTGCAGTGGTCCAACAACCGCGCGGGAATCAGCGGCGTCAAGGCGATGGCGTCCGACGGCAAAGTGGTGTACGTGCTGGGCGGCAAGTCCGGCGAAGCTTCCGGCGGCGGCGCGATCTACAAACTGAGCACGCGCGACGGCAGCTACCGGACATGGGACGACCCCGTCCGCAAGGACATCGCCGACATCATCGTCAAGGAACTCTGGGGCGAGGGACAGACCGGCCCGACGAAGGCCGATGACATCGCCCTGTGCGGCGACGCGATCGTGCTGAGCTTCAACGAAGCCGGCAAACTCGCACTGCTGGACACGAAAACCGGCAAGCTCATCAAGACGATCGACGCCCCCGCGCCGACGGCGATGGCGACGCTCGATGCGACCCATGTCGCCGTCATCAGTAATGCAAACAGCGTGCTGGCCATCGACGTGACGAACGGTCAGAGCAAGGCGCTTCTCGCGAATGTGCCGAACATGAAGGCGCTGGCGGTGCATGGCGAGAACGTGTTCGTCGCGCTCGGCGAGCCGGACAATCGGGTACATGTGTATTCGATGGAAGGCAAGGAGATTCGCACAATCGGCCGCGAAGGGGGACGGGCGAAGCTCGGCAAGTGGAATCCCGACGGGATGGCGTTCGTCAGTTCGATCGCGGTCGACGCGGACGGGAAGCTTTGGGTTTCGGAGCGTGACGGGGCGCCGAAGCGCATGAGCGTCTGGGACACGGCGAGCGGCGCGTTCGTGGATGAATTTTTCGGGCCGAGCAGCTACGGCGCCGTCGGCGGGGCGATCTGCCCGACGGACCCGATGGTCATGGTGGGTCAGGGTTGCGAATGGCGGCTCGACCCGGCGACCGGCCGCGCCGCTTGCGTCAGCGTCATCACGCGCGACGGCATGAACAATTCGCGCTTCGGCCGCGGAAGCAACGGGCGGCTTTACCTGGCCGTCTGCGAGGGCTGGATTCACGGCCCCAGCGACGTGACGATCTTCGAGCGCGTCGGCGAGGGCGACTACAAGCGGCGCGCCGCCTTCCACTACAGCGGCAAGGACAAAGAAGCCAAGACGCGCTTCTGGGCCGACCGCAACGGCGACGAGAAAGAGCAGGACGACGAATCCGTCACCATCGACGGCACGCTCTACTTCAGCCGATGGTACATGAACTTTTCGCCGGATATGACGATCACGTGTCGCGACGGTCGCATGCTGAGCGTCACCGGTTACACCGACTGCGGCGCGCCGCTGTGGAACGTGCAGTCGCCGAAGATGATCACGCCCAACGGCGTCGTCTCGGCGGACGGGACGATGGAACTGCTCAACGCGGCGTACAACGCGGACTTCTCGGAGTCCAAATGCGTCGACACGGCGAGCGGGAAGGTGCTCTGGTCGTATCCGAACAATTACGTCGGCGTGCATGGTTCGCACAATGCGATTCCGCCGGAGATCGGACTGATCCGCGGGGCGTACGAGCCGTGCGGCGTGGCGAAATTGCCCGAGCCGATCGGCAACATCTGGGTGATTCCCACGAACATGGGCGAGTGGCACATCCTCACCGGCGACGGGTTCTACCTCACGCGGCTGTTTCAGCCCGATCAACTCAAGGTGCGCTGGCCCGAGCAGGCCGTGCCCGGGGCGATCATGGACAACACGCCCCCCGGCATGGGCGGCGAAGACTTCGGCGGCTCGGTGACGCTCGCGGATGACGGCAACTTGTACGTGCAGGCGGGCAAAACCGGATTCTGGAACGTGCGCATCGTCGGCCTCGACACCGTCATAGCGCTCGGCAATGGTTCCGTTTCGCTCAGCGCTGACGACGTGACGAAGTCGCGCGGCTACCGTGAGCGCGCGCTGCAGGCGGCGATCGGCACGCCGACGATGACGATCCGTCACGCCACGCCGAAATTCACCGGCGCACTCGGCCGCGACTTCGCCGGCGACCGGGGCGTCAACTTCATGAAACAGGACGAGGCGAAGGTGCGCTTCGTCGGGGCATGGGACGAGGCGAAGCTCTACCTCGGCTACGAAGTCGCCGACCCGACGCCGTGGGTCAACGGGGCCGAGGACGCCACGTCGATGTACCTCAACGGCGACACGGTCGACTTCCAGCTCGCCGCCGACCCCGCCGCCAAACCCGATCGCAAGGACGCCGCCGCCGGCGATCTGCGTCTTTCCATCGGCGACTTCAAGGGCACGCCCACCGCCGTGCTCTATCGTCCCGTCTGGACCGACAAGCACCCGCACACCTTCAGCTCCGGCGTCATCAAGGATTACACCCTCGACTCCGTCACACGCCTCGACGGCGTCGACATCAAGGTGACGAAGTCGAGCCGCGGATATACGATTGAGGCGGCGATTCCGCTCGCTTCGCTGGGCCTGACCCTCAAGCCGGGCATGACGCTGCGCGGCGACATCGGGGTCACGCACGGCGACGCGGCCGGCAAGCGGACGCGCCTGCGGACATACTGGGCGAACCAGCACACCGGAATCGTCGACGATGCGGTCTTTGAGCTGATGCTCGAACCGCGCTATTGGGGCGACATGAAATTCGAACCATGA
- a CDS encoding sigma-70 family RNA polymerase sigma factor: protein MTPRPGQFPPRADNTFIDPEHRVKPLSSDDFLAHYVRNQSRIYRFIVTLVPGRTDAEELFAQTSLTLWKIRDRFDPSQDFTRWACGIAHNHARNYMRQRYAAMMLLDEDVLDALADLRHRSGEVLDDRRAALADCMAKLPADRRQLIESYYQDEDAIADIAAARGQTTNAVYKELKRLRVTLFNCISRTIAAQNPA, encoded by the coding sequence ATGACGCCGCGCCCCGGCCAATTTCCTCCGCGAGCCGACAATACATTCATAGACCCGGAGCATCGCGTGAAACCCTTGAGTTCCGACGATTTTCTCGCTCATTACGTGCGGAATCAGAGCCGCATCTATCGCTTCATCGTCACGCTCGTGCCCGGCCGCACCGACGCCGAGGAGCTTTTCGCGCAGACTTCGCTGACGCTCTGGAAAATCCGCGACCGCTTCGATCCTTCGCAGGACTTTACCCGCTGGGCCTGCGGCATCGCGCATAACCATGCCCGCAACTACATGCGCCAGCGCTACGCCGCCATGATGCTCCTCGATGAAGACGTGCTCGACGCGCTGGCCGATCTGCGTCATCGCTCCGGCGAAGTGCTCGACGATCGCCGGGCCGCGCTCGCCGATTGCATGGCCAAGCTCCCGGCCGATCGGCGTCAGCTCATTGAAAGCTACTACCAAGATGAGGACGCCATCGCCGACATCGCCGCCGCGCGAGGGCAGACGACCAACGCCGTCTACAAGGAACTGAAGCGCCTCCGCGTGACGCTCTTCAATTGCATCAGCCGCACCATCGCCGCACAAAACCCCGCATGA
- a CDS encoding MBL fold metallo-hydrolase has translation MSTLFEQIHVGGDKNFSYLVGDLDTCQLAIVDPGYNPYIPLDRAAELRCDVVMVIGTHSHYDHIAGVPDVVRKTGAPFAAYQTVPGVDRPLRDGQTIRIGSVPIKITFCPGHAPDSILLLCDHDKLIVGDELFVGGVGKSKSQQQARLHHRNLHEKILTFPDETEVYPGHNYGPTPHSTIGHERRTNPFLLASTFNDFYHLRTNWKRYLQEHNIQWG, from the coding sequence ATGAGCACGCTTTTCGAACAGATTCACGTCGGCGGCGACAAGAACTTCTCCTACCTCGTCGGCGATCTGGACACCTGTCAGCTCGCCATCGTCGATCCCGGGTACAACCCCTATATCCCCCTCGACCGGGCCGCTGAGCTGCGATGCGATGTCGTCATGGTCATTGGAACCCATTCCCACTACGACCACATCGCCGGTGTTCCCGACGTCGTCCGAAAGACCGGCGCCCCCTTCGCCGCCTACCAGACCGTCCCCGGCGTCGATCGCCCCCTGCGCGATGGCCAGACGATTCGCATCGGCTCCGTCCCCATCAAAATCACCTTCTGCCCCGGTCACGCCCCCGACTCGATCCTCCTCCTCTGCGATCATGACAAGCTGATTGTCGGCGACGAACTGTTCGTCGGCGGCGTCGGCAAGTCCAAATCGCAGCAGCAGGCCCGGCTCCACCACCGCAATCTCCACGAGAAAATCCTCACCTTCCCCGACGAAACCGAGGTCTACCCCGGCCACAACTACGGCCCGACCCCGCACTCGACCATCGGTCACGAACGCCGCACCAACCCCTTCCTCCTCGCCTCGACTTTCAACGACTTCTACCACCTCCGCACCAACTGGAAACGCTACCTCCAGGAACACAACATCCAATGGGGCTGA
- a CDS encoding methionine--tRNA ligase, which produces MPQSAQKFYVTTPIYYVNDRPHIGHLYTTTLADVLARYHRLRGDDVFFLTGTDEHAAKVVDSAARNNTTAQEWADRNAAVFEATFAKLGMTNDDFIRTSQDRHKSRVVEFVQALMDTGDVYDGQYVGWYDASQEEYLPENKAKEYDYKSPVTHKPLVRKTEKNYFFRLSKYGDKLTALLTENPDFVQPESRRNEVLGRLREGLNDVPVSRTGAGGWGIAMPGDDAQTIYVWIDALFNYLTAVDTPDRAKYWPADVHLIAKDILWFHAVIWPAMLMALDKPLPRQIYSHSFWISEGQKMSKSLGNFIDLEKIDQYVAEFSLDAMRWFLCTQGPLGSTDSDFSHDKFLEVYNTNLANTLGNCAARVTNMIARYFDGKLPAPVPGCHDDEAKQLRNAASAMFEQVDMLYSKVAVASANDAALNVVRAIDNYIEQTQPFKLAKDESKQDRLGTILYNCAEALRIASLGLWPVLPGKIEQLWKLLGVRYDTHKGDLAAWCKWGRLQAGTPIAKGDPLFPRMNAK; this is translated from the coding sequence ATGCCTCAATCCGCTCAAAAGTTCTACGTCACGACGCCGATCTACTACGTCAATGACCGCCCGCACATCGGGCATCTCTACACGACGACGCTCGCCGACGTGCTCGCCCGTTACCACCGCCTGCGCGGCGACGATGTCTTCTTCCTGACCGGCACCGATGAACATGCCGCCAAGGTCGTCGACTCGGCCGCGCGCAACAATACGACCGCGCAGGAATGGGCCGACCGCAACGCCGCGGTGTTCGAGGCGACCTTCGCCAAACTGGGCATGACCAACGACGACTTCATCCGCACCTCGCAGGACCGTCACAAGTCGCGCGTCGTCGAATTCGTCCAGGCGCTCATGGACACCGGCGACGTCTACGACGGTCAGTACGTCGGTTGGTACGACGCCTCGCAGGAGGAGTACCTGCCGGAAAACAAGGCCAAGGAATACGACTACAAAAGCCCCGTCACGCACAAGCCGCTCGTCCGCAAGACCGAGAAGAATTACTTTTTCCGTCTGAGCAAGTATGGCGACAAGCTCACCGCCTTGCTCACCGAGAACCCCGACTTCGTGCAGCCCGAATCGCGCCGCAACGAAGTGCTCGGCCGCCTGCGCGAAGGACTCAACGATGTACCCGTGAGTCGCACCGGCGCCGGCGGATGGGGCATCGCCATGCCCGGCGACGATGCGCAGACGATCTACGTGTGGATCGACGCGCTCTTCAATTACCTGACGGCCGTCGACACGCCCGATCGCGCCAAGTACTGGCCGGCTGACGTGCACCTGATCGCCAAGGATATCCTCTGGTTCCACGCCGTCATCTGGCCCGCCATGCTCATGGCGCTCGACAAGCCCCTGCCCAGGCAGATCTATTCGCACAGCTTCTGGATCAGCGAGGGGCAGAAGATGTCCAAAAGTCTCGGGAATTTCATCGATCTGGAGAAGATCGACCAGTACGTCGCCGAGTTCTCCCTCGACGCGATGCGCTGGTTCCTCTGCACGCAAGGGCCCCTCGGCTCGACCGACTCGGACTTCTCGCACGACAAGTTCCTGGAGGTCTACAACACGAACCTGGCCAACACGCTCGGCAACTGTGCCGCGCGCGTGACGAACATGATCGCGCGCTACTTCGACGGCAAGCTGCCCGCCCCCGTGCCCGGCTGTCATGACGACGAGGCCAAGCAGCTTCGCAACGCCGCCAGCGCGATGTTCGAGCAGGTCGACATGCTCTATTCGAAAGTCGCCGTCGCCAGCGCCAATGACGCCGCCCTCAACGTCGTCCGCGCGATCGACAACTACATCGAGCAGACCCAGCCGTTCAAACTCGCCAAGGATGAATCCAAGCAGGATCGGCTGGGCACGATTCTCTACAACTGCGCCGAGGCGCTTCGCATCGCGTCGCTGGGCCTCTGGCCCGTGCTGCCGGGCAAGATCGAACAGCTCTGGAAGCTTTTGGGCGTGCGCTATGACACACACAAGGGCGATCTGGCGGCCTGGTGCAAATGGGGCCGTCTTCAGGCCGGCACGCCCATCGCCAAAGGCGACCCGCTCTTCCCGCGCATGAACGCCAAGTAA
- a CDS encoding pyridoxine 5'-phosphate synthase — protein MIELGVNIDHVATLRQARRAAEPDLVDAAAQAEQGGADSITIHLREDRRHIQDRDVHELRKSVTTKLNLELSLADEIVGIAAQVRPDQATLVPENRMEITTEGGLDLVAHGERTRRAVEVLRSAGIFVSAFIDPDRRQVEEAAQLGFQAIELHTGTYANAVGAAAAEQLARLVEAGALAVDLGLRLHAGHGLNYVNTPPVAAIDQMAELNIGHAIVSRAVFVGLRSAVREMKDLMVRSVGQ, from the coding sequence ATGATTGAACTGGGCGTCAACATCGATCACGTCGCCACGCTCCGTCAGGCCCGCCGCGCCGCCGAGCCGGATCTTGTCGACGCCGCCGCTCAAGCCGAGCAAGGCGGGGCCGACTCGATCACGATCCACCTCCGCGAAGATCGTCGCCACATTCAGGACCGCGATGTGCACGAATTGCGCAAGTCGGTGACGACGAAGCTTAATCTCGAGCTGAGTCTCGCGGACGAGATCGTCGGCATCGCCGCGCAGGTTCGCCCGGATCAGGCGACGCTCGTGCCGGAAAACCGCATGGAGATCACGACCGAAGGCGGTCTCGATCTGGTCGCGCACGGCGAGCGGACCCGCCGTGCGGTCGAAGTGCTCCGCTCGGCCGGGATTTTCGTCAGCGCGTTCATCGACCCCGACCGCCGGCAGGTCGAAGAAGCCGCGCAGCTTGGGTTTCAAGCCATTGAACTGCACACCGGCACGTACGCCAACGCCGTCGGCGCCGCCGCCGCCGAGCAGCTCGCCCGACTCGTCGAAGCGGGAGCGCTGGCTGTCGACCTCGGCCTCCGCCTGCACGCCGGTCACGGGCTCAACTACGTCAACACGCCGCCCGTCGCCGCGATTGATCAGATGGCGGAACTCAACATCGGCCACGCCATCGTGAGCCGCGCGGTCTTCGTCGGCTTGCGATCAGCCGTGCGCGAGATGAAGGATTTGATGGTCCGCAGCGTCGGCCAGTAA
- the thiE gene encoding thiamine phosphate synthase: MSDVRRIIDANGNRAREAMRVMEEAARFVLDDVKLSKALKQLRHDLAAAVKPIRSLELHRDTPGDVGTSLSTKAEHTRAGIADVVIAAGKRLGESLRCLEEYTKLIDLAVAAAIKQLRYRAYELERQLHIRLGSPLTRQWKVCVILTESLCVHHPWRAVAAAALAGGADCLQLREKSLDTGELLDRAAKLVELAAGRAAVIVNDRLDVALAAGATGVHLGQRDLPLPAARRIAGRQLLLGASTHNLAEARRAIADGADYCGVGAVFPTSTKPRKPSGPSYLAKFVTRYPAVPHLAIGGITPDNIHAVVAAGARGVAVSSIVCAAANPKSVVCKLARALR, encoded by the coding sequence ATGTCCGATGTCCGCCGAATCATTGACGCCAACGGTAACCGGGCCCGCGAAGCGATGCGGGTCATGGAGGAAGCGGCGCGATTCGTGCTCGATGACGTGAAACTCAGCAAGGCCCTCAAGCAGTTGCGGCATGATCTGGCGGCGGCGGTGAAGCCGATTCGCTCGCTGGAACTGCACCGTGACACGCCCGGCGACGTCGGCACCTCGCTATCGACGAAGGCGGAGCACACCCGCGCCGGCATCGCCGATGTCGTCATCGCCGCCGGCAAACGCCTCGGCGAATCGCTTCGATGCCTCGAAGAATACACGAAGCTGATCGACCTGGCTGTCGCCGCGGCGATCAAGCAGCTCCGCTACCGGGCGTACGAACTGGAGCGTCAGCTTCATATTCGCCTCGGCTCGCCGCTCACCCGACAGTGGAAGGTTTGCGTGATTCTCACCGAATCGTTGTGCGTGCATCATCCGTGGCGTGCCGTCGCCGCCGCCGCGCTCGCTGGCGGAGCCGATTGCCTGCAACTGCGTGAAAAGTCGCTCGACACCGGCGAGCTGCTCGACCGTGCCGCGAAGCTTGTCGAACTCGCCGCCGGTCGCGCCGCCGTGATCGTCAATGATCGTCTGGACGTCGCACTCGCCGCCGGCGCGACGGGTGTGCATCTCGGTCAGCGCGATCTGCCGCTTCCCGCCGCCCGCCGCATCGCCGGTCGGCAACTGCTGCTCGGTGCCAGCACGCACAACCTCGCCGAAGCCCGCCGCGCGATCGCCGATGGCGCCGACTACTGCGGCGTCGGGGCCGTGTTCCCCACCTCGACCAAACCCCGCAAACCGTCCGGCCCGTCGTACCTTGCCAAGTTCGTGACACGCTACCCCGCCGTACCGCACCTCGCCATCGGCGGGATCACGCCCGACAACATCCACGCCGTCGTCGCCGCCGGCGCCCGCGGCGTCGCCGTCAGCTCCATCGTCTGTGCCGCCGCCAACCCCAAATCCGTCGTCTGCAAACTCGCCCGTGCTCTACGCTAG
- a CDS encoding C4-dicarboxylate ABC transporter substrate-binding protein — MTPPPPPPSRRVISRAEWFKYVLAIAVICAIVIAIAWQFVQPAPPSRVVIATGSPQGAYYAFSQQYADYFKAQGIELVIRPTAGSAENYNLMRDPAAGVDLAIVQGGTAPPPAERPGLEAIASIAFEPVWVFTRDKPIALLTELAHRRVAIGPDGSGTRALALRLLADNGLNAENTTLSDLGSAQAADALQRGDIDAAVFVVAPSAPFIAKLLADRNMHLMDFERAEAYAHRYEDLSTMTLYEGVVDLAHNLPAHDVHMIAPAAALIAHSNTHPAVIQLMVQAAQRIHGRTNWIADAGVFPSLNYTELPIGDDARYHMTHGPNILQRMLPLWLAVLIMRVVILIVPLLVILIPLMRIAPPLYRWSIRKRIYRWYVTLRRIDTDLRDGADAEQVTQMRSDLLNLEKEIAALKVPLSYMQEFYNLRLHVAYIRDRLHDHVRQKDTP, encoded by the coding sequence ATGACGCCTCCACCGCCCCCGCCGTCGCGCCGTGTCATTTCCCGGGCCGAATGGTTCAAGTATGTGCTCGCCATCGCCGTCATCTGCGCGATCGTCATTGCCATCGCATGGCAGTTCGTGCAGCCCGCCCCGCCTTCGCGCGTCGTCATCGCCACCGGCTCGCCCCAAGGTGCCTACTACGCCTTCTCCCAGCAGTACGCCGACTACTTCAAGGCGCAGGGCATCGAGCTGGTCATCCGCCCCACCGCCGGGTCCGCCGAGAACTACAATCTGATGCGCGATCCCGCCGCCGGCGTCGACCTCGCCATCGTGCAGGGCGGCACCGCTCCGCCTCCTGCCGAGCGCCCCGGCCTCGAAGCCATCGCCAGCATCGCCTTCGAACCCGTCTGGGTCTTCACACGCGACAAGCCCATCGCCCTCCTCACCGAACTGGCCCATCGCCGCGTCGCCATCGGCCCCGACGGCTCCGGCACACGCGCTCTGGCCCTCCGACTCCTCGCCGACAATGGACTCAATGCCGAGAACACGACGCTCTCCGACCTCGGCTCCGCGCAGGCCGCCGACGCCCTGCAGCGCGGCGACATCGATGCCGCCGTTTTCGTCGTCGCCCCCAGCGCGCCGTTCATCGCCAAGCTCCTCGCCGATCGGAATATGCACCTGATGGACTTTGAGCGTGCAGAAGCATACGCCCATCGTTACGAGGACCTGTCCACGATGACGCTCTACGAAGGCGTCGTCGATCTGGCGCACAATCTACCCGCGCATGATGTGCATATGATCGCCCCCGCCGCCGCACTGATCGCACACAGCAATACGCACCCCGCGGTGATTCAGCTCATGGTGCAGGCCGCTCAGCGCATTCACGGTCGCACCAACTGGATCGCCGACGCCGGCGTCTTCCCCTCGCTCAATTACACCGAGCTGCCGATCGGCGATGACGCCCGCTATCACATGACGCACGGGCCCAACATCCTTCAGCGCATGCTCCCGCTTTGGCTCGCCGTGCTCATCATGCGCGTCGTCATTCTGATCGTGCCGTTGCTTGTCATTCTGATCCCGCTCATGCGAATCGCCCCGCCGCTTTACCGCTGGAGCATCCGCAAGCGGATTTATCGCTGGTATGTGACGCTCCGCCGCATCGACACCGACCTGCGCGACGGAGCGGACGCGGAGCAGGTGACGCAGATGCGCAGCGATCTGTTGAACCTCGAAAAGGAAATCGCCGCGCTGAAAGTCCCGCTCTCTTACATGCAGGAGTTCTACAACCTGCGTCTGCATGTCGCCTACATCCGTGATCGGCTCCATGATCACGTCCGCCAAAAGGACACACCCTGA
- a CDS encoding amidohydrolase family protein, producing MMPVIDAHQHFWDRRNTQFDYTWQDAEPLAPICRNFMPPDLQPHLVHAGVDYTVFVQTQHNLAENRWILGLADNYPFIVGVVGWVDLASPAVADQLAEFKDHDKFVGIRHIVQDEPNDDFIIRPDILRGLKVLQKQGIPYDLLFYVKHLRHAATVARHVPDLPLVIDHLSKPRIKDHAIDDWLPYLKTAAECDNVYCKLSGMITEADWRKWTADDLKPYVHAALDAFGPERCMYGSDWPVCELAGTYQQVYEAINTALGPISDRERAMIFGETAVNFYNLTLPE from the coding sequence CTGATGCCCGTCATCGATGCGCACCAGCATTTCTGGGATCGCCGCAATACGCAGTTCGATTACACATGGCAGGACGCCGAGCCGCTCGCACCGATTTGCCGCAACTTCATGCCTCCGGACCTTCAGCCGCATCTCGTTCACGCCGGCGTCGACTACACCGTCTTCGTGCAGACGCAGCACAACCTCGCCGAAAACCGCTGGATCCTCGGACTCGCCGACAATTACCCGTTCATCGTCGGCGTCGTGGGATGGGTCGACCTCGCCTCGCCCGCCGTCGCCGATCAACTCGCCGAGTTCAAGGACCACGACAAATTCGTCGGCATCCGTCACATCGTGCAGGATGAACCCAACGATGATTTCATCATCCGCCCTGACATTCTGCGTGGCTTGAAGGTGCTTCAAAAGCAGGGCATTCCGTACGACCTGCTCTTCTACGTGAAGCATCTCAGACATGCGGCGACCGTCGCGCGTCATGTGCCCGACCTGCCGCTCGTCATCGATCACCTCAGCAAGCCGCGCATCAAGGATCACGCCATCGACGATTGGCTTCCGTATCTCAAGACCGCCGCCGAATGTGACAATGTGTACTGCAAGCTGTCGGGCATGATCACCGAGGCGGACTGGCGCAAGTGGACCGCGGATGACCTCAAGCCCTATGTGCATGCCGCGCTCGACGCGTTCGGGCCCGAACGCTGCATGTACGGCTCCGACTGGCCCGTCTGCGAACTCGCCGGCACCTACCAGCAGGTTTACGAGGCGATCAACACCGCGCTGGGCCCCATCAGCGACCGCGAACGCGCGATGATCTTCGGCGAAACCGCCGTGAATTTCTACAATCTCACCCTGCCCGAATAA